From Streptomyces sp. Edi4, one genomic window encodes:
- a CDS encoding glycogen debranching N-terminal domain-containing protein: MVSTALPRVGKGAAPGPVPPEAHEGPLPPTALPRASDGGAPVPVPVPARAQGGSSPLRTPGRTPGELPAVHAALICVALPGLVVSPEHGQLTGRGLEGFYQHGRRLLSRCQLRVAGRDPISVQGRSISSDGARFLAVVRTTADAGPDPEISVERLRRADGTERITLASSSARPVRFPVEIALGTDLADLATVAAGRAGPELPASVHASGMRWTSDGAHCAVTAQPPPTDALASAGVLRWAVELPPGGACVIQLHIRGGRPARPPNLGASVLPSSREARAEGDDPRVAALLERSIDDLRALLIRDPAHPADLHVAAGVPWRCGAAPAEALWAARMALPLSTRLAAATLRTLARAQLTAREPGLGRIPGPLRDAGPFLPPGCTGVEATLAFPVVLAEARRWGLSEPEVAQLLPAAERCLRWLDAALGDNGYLAESGPGAGFVRAETQAHAHRAALLGGELLRECGRPGADGWLARAGAMRERFRAEFWVDDLGGGRPAAGRTADGRPVPLLGSGAAHLLDTGLLGGGRLAPGLLDAAGTEQVARLLGGPAMDSGWGLRGLAVKEPGYNPYGHRAGAVRVHESAVAVAGLAGAGHEKEAVALLRGVLDAAEAFGHRLPEMYAGEQRTAGGVPVPHPAACRPAAVAAAAGIQLLTTLAGIRPDAPGASVALHPLRSVPLGAVRLAGLSVGGEPFAVRVSRLGVGMVEQAAEWLQLGG; the protein is encoded by the coding sequence ATGGTGTCCACCGCACTGCCTCGCGTCGGCAAGGGGGCCGCGCCGGGCCCGGTCCCGCCGGAGGCGCACGAGGGCCCACTCCCGCCGACCGCGCTGCCTCGCGCGAGCGATGGGGGCGCGCCGGTGCCGGTTCCGGTCCCGGCGAGGGCGCAGGGAGGCTCGTCCCCGCTCAGAACCCCCGGGCGGACGCCGGGCGAACTCCCGGCCGTGCACGCCGCCTTGATCTGCGTCGCCCTGCCCGGCCTCGTGGTCTCGCCGGAGCACGGCCAGCTGACCGGGCGTGGCCTCGAAGGCTTCTACCAGCATGGCCGACGGCTGCTGTCCCGCTGCCAGTTGAGGGTGGCGGGCCGTGACCCGATCTCCGTGCAGGGCAGGTCGATATCGTCCGACGGCGCCCGCTTCCTCGCCGTGGTGCGCACGACGGCGGACGCCGGACCCGACCCCGAGATCTCGGTCGAGCGGCTGCGCCGCGCCGACGGCACCGAACGGATCACCCTGGCCAGCTCGTCGGCGAGGCCCGTGCGGTTCCCGGTGGAGATCGCCCTGGGAACGGACCTGGCGGACCTGGCCACGGTGGCCGCGGGCCGCGCCGGGCCCGAACTGCCCGCCAGCGTCCACGCCTCGGGGATGCGCTGGACCTCGGACGGCGCCCACTGCGCGGTGACCGCCCAGCCGCCGCCGACCGACGCGCTGGCCTCCGCCGGGGTGCTGCGCTGGGCCGTGGAACTGCCTCCGGGCGGGGCGTGCGTGATCCAGCTGCACATCAGGGGTGGCCGGCCCGCGCGCCCGCCAAACCTGGGTGCGAGCGTGCTGCCCTCGTCCCGGGAAGCGAGAGCCGAAGGGGACGATCCCCGGGTGGCGGCACTGCTGGAACGCAGCATCGACGACCTGCGGGCCCTGCTGATCCGCGACCCGGCGCACCCCGCCGACCTGCATGTGGCAGCCGGTGTCCCCTGGCGGTGCGGTGCCGCGCCCGCCGAGGCGCTGTGGGCGGCACGTATGGCGCTGCCTCTGTCCACGCGCCTGGCGGCTGCCACGCTGCGTACGCTGGCTCGGGCTCAACTGACGGCGAGGGAACCGGGGTTGGGGCGCATTCCCGGTCCGTTGAGGGATGCGGGTCCTTTCCTGCCGCCGGGCTGCACCGGGGTGGAGGCCACGCTGGCGTTCCCGGTCGTACTCGCGGAGGCGCGTCGCTGGGGTCTGTCCGAGCCGGAGGTGGCCCAGCTTCTGCCGGCCGCCGAGCGCTGTCTGCGCTGGCTGGACGCGGCCCTGGGGGACAACGGCTACCTCGCAGAGAGCGGCCCGGGCGCCGGGTTCGTCCGCGCCGAGACCCAGGCCCACGCCCATCGGGCCGCGCTGCTCGGCGGGGAACTGCTGCGGGAGTGCGGCCGCCCCGGCGCCGACGGCTGGCTCGCCAGGGCCGGGGCCATGAGGGAGCGGTTCCGGGCGGAGTTCTGGGTCGACGACCTGGGGGGCGGGCGTCCCGCCGCGGGCCGCACCGCCGACGGCCGGCCGGTGCCGCTGCTGGGTTCGGGCGCCGCTCATCTGCTGGACACGGGGCTGCTCGGCGGCGGTCGCCTCGCACCCGGGTTGCTCGACGCGGCGGGGACGGAGCAGGTGGCCCGGCTCCTTGGCGGGCCCGCGATGGATTCGGGGTGGGGGCTGCGCGGGCTCGCCGTCAAGGAGCCCGGGTACAACCCGTACGGGCACCGGGCCGGCGCCGTGCGGGTCCATGAGAGCGCGGTGGCCGTCGCGGGCCTCGCGGGCGCGGGGCACGAGAAGGAGGCCGTCGCCCTGCTGCGGGGTGTCCTGGACGCGGCGGAGGCGTTCGGTCACCGGCTGCCCGAGATGTATGCGGGGGAGCAGCGCACCGCCGGGGGCGTGCCCGTGCCGCACCCGGCGGCCTGTCGCCCGGCGGCGGTGGCGGCGGCCGCGGGCATTCAGCTCCTGACCACCCTGGCCGGGATCCGCCCGGACGCCCCGGGCGCGTCGGTCGCCCTGCACCCGCTGCGCTCCGTCCCGCTCGGCGCGGTGCGGCTCGCGGGTCTGAGCGTGGGGGGCGAGCCGTTCGCGGTCCGGGTCAGCCGGCTCGGGGTCGGCATGGTCGAGCAGGCCGCCGAATGGCTGCAGTTGGGGGGATGA
- a CDS encoding FadR/GntR family transcriptional regulator, producing the protein MSTLAHTMMTARTAEAGLSAPGELDRYPYGEARPSDRLGAPSWDGGDAELGRVGRRAAGSRGRGLHGQLVQQLGQMIVSGDLGADRPLVPEEIGQRFEVSRTVVRESLRVLEAKGLVSARPNVGTRVRPVSDWNLLDPDIIEWRAFGPQRDDQRRELAELRWTIEPLAARLAAGHGREDIQQRLGDMVEIMGHALAQGDALTFSRADAEFHSLLIQLAGNRMLEHLSGIVSSALQVSGAPITGCDRPSDASLAHHGRIVDALAGGDAMAAEAAVRQLLTVHPEVERVVPAPREH; encoded by the coding sequence ATGAGCACCCTTGCGCACACCATGATGACCGCCCGCACCGCCGAAGCCGGCCTCTCCGCCCCGGGCGAACTCGACCGCTACCCCTACGGCGAGGCGCGCCCCTCGGACCGGCTGGGCGCCCCGTCCTGGGACGGCGGGGACGCGGAGCTCGGCCGGGTGGGCCGCAGGGCCGCCGGCAGCCGGGGCCGAGGCCTGCACGGTCAACTCGTCCAGCAGCTCGGCCAGATGATCGTCTCCGGCGACCTCGGCGCGGACCGTCCGCTGGTTCCCGAGGAGATCGGCCAGCGTTTCGAGGTCTCCCGCACGGTCGTCCGCGAGTCCCTGCGTGTCCTTGAGGCCAAGGGGCTGGTGAGCGCCCGGCCCAACGTGGGCACCCGGGTCCGCCCGGTCAGCGACTGGAACCTGCTCGACCCCGACATCATCGAGTGGCGCGCCTTCGGCCCCCAGCGGGACGATCAGCGCCGCGAGCTGGCCGAGCTGCGCTGGACCATCGAGCCGCTCGCCGCCCGCCTGGCCGCGGGCCACGGCCGCGAGGACATCCAGCAGCGCCTGGGCGACATGGTGGAGATCATGGGCCACGCCCTCGCCCAGGGTGACGCGCTCACCTTCTCGCGGGCCGACGCCGAATTCCACTCCCTCCTGATCCAGCTCGCGGGCAACCGGATGCTGGAGCACCTTTCCGGCATCGTCTCGTCCGCCCTCCAGGTCTCCGGCGCCCCGATCACCGGCTGTGACCGCCCCTCGGACGCCTCGCTCGCCCACCACGGGCGGATCGTGGACGCCCTGGCCGGCGGTGACGCGATGGCGGCGGAGGCGGCCGTGCGTCAACTGCTCACGGTGCACCCCGAGGTGGAGCGGGTCGTCCCCGCCCCCCGCGAGCACTGA
- a CDS encoding ATP-binding cassette domain-containing protein, translated as MLQAIGLTSAPRPDLPPVVDDLTFEARPGQLTALLGAPGSGRTTALRLMLELEPGRGVTYFRGRPLHALAHPTREVGTLLGDVPGHPARTVRGQLKLMCTVAGVPVSRAEEMLEVVGLSGLADQRLGTLSLGMDRRLGLAAALLGDPHTLLLDEPAEGLSPRENAWLHGLLRGHAEHGGTVLCTFADPKEAARVADRVVTIDGGRLVADQDVTEFARTRLRPRVAVATPHAARLAALVNREARAAQRSVEVVAEDGSHLSVYGSSTAEVGETAFRNGVLLHRLADEVGDAGPSVHVPLEERPAPPRSSHPLPITPATPRTPLRPLRYELRRLLGVRTTFLLAAGVLAVSAALSVLLARAGHAPPSRLLSAWPGLLPLPPAALGAGLFGALAFGDEYRYPALAADRGTVPRRLGLLLAKLVVSAGAALVLAALAALLDHQALRLVYGGAVAGPAREWPALAASWAGLTVGCAWAGLLAAGIFRATSAGLAAVLAVPVVVVPLLRKAVEGHAVRSVAGLPDRLRDLARVRWPHALDHWLVAVLRLIAEPVGAALTLSLTVLICAYLLTGLRARARW; from the coding sequence ATGCTCCAGGCAATCGGACTCACCAGCGCCCCCCGCCCCGACCTCCCGCCCGTCGTGGACGACCTCACCTTCGAGGCGCGACCCGGGCAGCTCACCGCTCTGCTCGGCGCACCGGGCTCGGGCCGGACCACGGCCCTGCGCCTGATGCTCGAACTCGAACCCGGCCGTGGCGTCACCTACTTCCGCGGCCGGCCCCTGCACGCGCTCGCCCATCCCACCCGCGAAGTGGGCACCCTCCTCGGTGATGTGCCGGGCCACCCCGCCCGCACCGTGCGGGGCCAGCTGAAGCTGATGTGCACCGTCGCGGGCGTACCGGTGTCTCGGGCCGAGGAGATGCTGGAGGTCGTCGGACTCTCCGGCCTCGCCGACCAGCGCCTCGGTACCCTCTCGCTGGGCATGGACCGCCGCCTGGGCCTGGCCGCCGCGCTGCTCGGCGATCCCCACACCCTCCTGCTCGACGAACCCGCCGAGGGCCTTTCGCCCCGCGAGAACGCCTGGCTCCACGGACTGCTGCGCGGCCACGCAGAGCACGGCGGGACCGTCCTGTGCACCTTCGCCGACCCCAAGGAAGCGGCCCGCGTGGCGGACCGTGTGGTCACCATCGACGGCGGCCGGCTCGTCGCCGACCAGGACGTCACCGAGTTCGCCCGCACCCGGCTTCGGCCGCGCGTCGCCGTCGCCACCCCGCACGCCGCCCGCCTCGCCGCCCTGGTCAACCGCGAGGCACGCGCCGCCCAGCGCTCCGTCGAGGTGGTCGCCGAGGACGGCAGCCACCTGTCCGTGTACGGCAGCAGCACCGCGGAGGTCGGGGAGACGGCCTTCCGCAACGGCGTGCTGCTGCACCGGCTCGCCGACGAGGTCGGTGACGCCGGCCCGAGCGTCCACGTCCCACTAGAGGAACGCCCCGCCCCGCCCCGAAGTTCCCACCCGCTGCCCATCACCCCCGCCACCCCCCGCACCCCGCTGCGCCCTCTGCGCTACGAGCTGCGCAGGCTCCTGGGCGTACGCACAACCTTCCTGCTGGCGGCGGGCGTTCTTGCGGTGTCGGCGGCCCTGTCGGTGCTGCTCGCGCGGGCCGGGCACGCCCCGCCGTCGCGCCTCCTGTCCGCCTGGCCCGGTCTGCTCCCGCTGCCTCCCGCCGCGCTCGGCGCGGGCCTGTTCGGCGCGCTCGCCTTCGGCGACGAATACCGCTACCCCGCGCTCGCCGCCGACCGCGGCACCGTCCCGCGCCGGCTCGGACTGCTCCTGGCCAAGCTCGTGGTGTCCGCGGGCGCGGCCCTCGTGCTCGCCGCCCTCGCCGCCCTGCTCGACCACCAGGCCCTGCGCCTGGTCTACGGAGGGGCGGTCGCGGGTCCGGCGCGGGAATGGCCCGCCCTGGCCGCGAGTTGGGCCGGACTCACGGTGGGCTGCGCCTGGGCGGGGCTGCTCGCCGCCGGGATCTTCCGGGCCACATCGGCGGGCCTGGCCGCGGTGCTCGCCGTCCCCGTCGTCGTCGTACCGCTGCTGCGCAAGGCAGTCGAAGGGCACGCGGTGCGCTCTGTCGCCGGACTTCCCGACCGGCTGCGTGACCTGGCCCGGGTGCGCTGGCCGCACGCCCTGGACCACTGGCTCGTCGCCGTACTGCGTCTGATCGCCGAACCGGTAGGCGCCGCGCTGACGTTGTCGCTCACCGTTCTCATCTGCGCGTATCTGCTCACCGGCCTTCGCGCCAGGGCCCGTTGGTGA
- a CDS encoding NUDIX domain-containing protein: protein MSPYDPSAFPPFAVTVDLVVLTVRRHALCALVVRRGEPPFQGRWALPGGFVRDDEDLSTAAARELGEETGLCASDPSAPALANGAHLEQLATYGDPRRDPRMRVVSVAHLALAPDLPAPRAGGDAHSARWAPVEDVLGKGGGFGRDDEPPAPLAFDHARILADGVERARSKIEYSSLATAFCPAEFTVGELRRVYEAVWGVALDPRNFHRKVTGTPGFLVPAGGTTTRQGGRPAQLFRAGGATLLNPPMLRPEV from the coding sequence ATGTCGCCCTACGACCCGTCGGCCTTTCCGCCCTTCGCCGTGACCGTCGACCTGGTCGTGCTCACCGTGCGCCGTCACGCTCTCTGCGCGCTGGTGGTGCGGCGCGGGGAGCCTCCCTTCCAGGGGCGCTGGGCGCTGCCCGGCGGATTCGTCCGGGACGACGAGGACCTTTCCACCGCCGCGGCCAGGGAACTGGGCGAGGAGACCGGACTGTGCGCCTCGGACCCCTCGGCTCCGGCGCTCGCCAACGGCGCCCATCTCGAACAGCTCGCCACATACGGGGACCCCCGGCGCGACCCCCGGATGCGGGTGGTCAGCGTGGCGCATCTGGCCCTGGCCCCCGACCTGCCGGCGCCGCGCGCGGGAGGCGACGCGCACAGTGCGCGCTGGGCGCCCGTCGAGGACGTGCTCGGCAAGGGCGGTGGCTTCGGCCGCGACGACGAGCCGCCCGCACCGCTCGCCTTCGACCACGCCCGGATCCTCGCGGACGGAGTGGAACGGGCCCGCTCGAAGATCGAGTACTCCTCGCTCGCCACGGCCTTCTGCCCCGCCGAGTTCACCGTGGGTGAGCTGCGCCGGGTGTACGAGGCGGTGTGGGGCGTCGCCCTCGACCCGCGCAACTTCCACCGCAAGGTGACCGGCACACCGGGCTTCCTGGTCCCGGCCGGCGGCACCACGACCCGCCAGGGCGGCCGCCCCGCCCAGCTCTTCCGAGCCGGCGGCGCGACCCTCCTGAACCCCCCCATGCTCCGCCCAGAAGTCTGA
- a CDS encoding DUF4192 domain-containing protein, with protein sequence MSAARESAALRSAGAGEPRITLRGPAELADALPYLLGFHPTDSAVLVALHGESGRFGGRVRVGLPASPQEWPDIADQLAECLVTGSERRGPRPDGIVVFLCQDPSRDGSARQVMERLRPLAQRLRVACGSLDVPVLEALCISDGRYWSYCCPDSRCCPPEGSVLALPGTSVMAAAATYAGLQVRGSLREMEERFAPLRYPAAQEQERALDAAAAQMFPRVLGGGDRRGVADETLDLAARLMRRIARAPAPARGADGRAPAGRGAGALLTGRNAADELDDGLIAHDEAAALILGLQDRTTRDWAAEWMEGAEAQPALRLWRALARRCVGPYREHAAALLTLAGWVSWSTGDDPNARVAFSLALRADPEYRFAYLLHQACNQGLDPEELRICLREERAARRRGAEAGACARVEDEAPVEGAASEDGSASAAAKEGRAARTRVRRRVQPPTGGGGAGQQPGGPARPVGPPQPAGPRPDGTRARARRRSRERTTGEE encoded by the coding sequence GTGTCTGCGGCGCGGGAATCCGCTGCTCTGCGTTCGGCCGGTGCGGGGGAGCCGCGGATCACCCTGCGCGGGCCGGCCGAACTGGCGGACGCGCTGCCGTACTTGCTGGGCTTCCACCCCACCGACTCGGCCGTCCTGGTCGCACTGCACGGCGAGAGCGGCCGGTTCGGCGGCCGGGTCAGGGTGGGTCTTCCGGCCTCGCCGCAGGAGTGGCCCGACATCGCCGACCAGCTCGCCGAGTGTCTGGTCACGGGCAGCGAGCGCAGGGGCCCCCGGCCGGACGGCATCGTGGTCTTCCTCTGCCAGGACCCGTCGCGGGACGGCAGTGCCCGGCAAGTGATGGAGCGGCTGCGCCCGTTGGCCCAACGCCTCCGCGTCGCGTGCGGCAGCCTCGACGTCCCGGTCCTGGAAGCGCTGTGCATCTCCGACGGGCGCTACTGGTCGTACTGCTGCCCGGACAGTCGCTGCTGCCCGCCCGAGGGCAGCGTGCTGGCGCTGCCGGGCACCTCCGTCATGGCGGCGGCCGCCACCTACGCGGGGCTTCAAGTGCGGGGATCCTTGCGGGAGATGGAGGAGCGGTTCGCGCCCTTGCGGTACCCGGCGGCGCAGGAGCAGGAACGGGCGCTGGACGCCGCGGCCGCGCAGATGTTCCCCCGCGTTCTGGGCGGTGGCGACCGGCGCGGGGTGGCCGACGAAACGCTCGATCTCGCGGCCCGGCTCATGCGACGCATCGCGCGGGCCCCGGCGCCGGCCCGTGGCGCGGACGGACGGGCCCCGGCCGGCCGGGGCGCCGGAGCACTGCTCACCGGCAGGAACGCGGCGGACGAGCTGGACGACGGGCTCATCGCCCACGACGAGGCGGCGGCCCTGATCCTCGGCCTCCAGGACCGCACGACCCGCGACTGGGCCGCCGAGTGGATGGAGGGCGCCGAGGCGCAGCCCGCCCTGCGCCTGTGGCGGGCGCTGGCGCGCCGGTGCGTGGGGCCCTACCGCGAGCACGCGGCCGCGCTGCTCACGCTGGCCGGCTGGGTCTCATGGTCGACGGGGGACGACCCGAACGCCCGGGTGGCGTTCAGCCTGGCCCTGCGCGCGGACCCGGAGTACCGCTTCGCCTACCTCCTGCACCAGGCCTGCAACCAGGGCCTGGACCCCGAGGAGCTGCGCATCTGCCTGCGGGAGGAACGCGCTGCGAGGCGAAGGGGCGCGGAGGCGGGGGCCTGCGCACGGGTGGAGGACGAAGCGCCGGTGGAGGGCGCGGCGTCAGAGGATGGCTCGGCGTCAGCAGCGGCGAAGGAGGGGCGGGCGGCCCGCACCCGGGTCCGTCGCAGGGTGCAACCGCCCACGGGCGGGGGCGGCGCAGGGCAGCAGCCAGGGGGCCCGGCCCGGCCCGTCGGCCCACCGCAACCGGCCGGCCCCAGGCCGGACGGGACGCGGGCCCGGGCCCGGCGCAGGAGCCGGGAGAGGACGACGGGGGAGGAGTGA
- a CDS encoding RNA polymerase sigma factor: MSASTSRTLPPEIAESESVMALIERGKADGQIAGDDVRRAFEADQIPPTQWKNVLRSLNQILEEEGVTLMVSAAESPKRTRKSVAAKSPAKRTATKTVAAKTTVTTTRTVAASAAPSAAPSETMDVPADEAEDAPKKAVAKKAAVKKTAAKKTVAKKTAAKKTAAKKGDDEEAVEGDELLEDAAPGKGDDEEPEGESKGFVLSDEDEDDAPAQQVAVAGATADPVKDYLKQIGKVPLLNAEQEVELAKRIEAGLFAEDKLANADKLAPKLKRELEIIAEDGRRAKNHLLEANLRLVVSLAKRYTGRGMLFLDLIQEGNLGLIRAVEKFDYTKGYKFSTYATWWIRQAITRAMADQARTIRIPVHMVEVINKLARVQRQMLQDLGREPTPEELAKELDMTPEKVIEVQKYGREPISLHTPLGEDGDSEFGDLIEDSEAVVPADAVSFTLLQEQLHSVLDTLSEREAGVVSMRFGLTDGQPKTLDEIGKVYGVTRERIRQIESKTMSKLRHPSRSQVLRDYLD; the protein is encoded by the coding sequence GTGTCGGCCAGCACATCCCGTACGCTCCCGCCGGAGATCGCCGAGTCCGAGTCTGTGATGGCGCTCATCGAGCGGGGAAAGGCTGATGGACAGATCGCCGGCGATGACGTGCGTCGGGCCTTCGAAGCCGACCAGATTCCGCCGACCCAGTGGAAGAATGTTCTGCGCAGCCTCAACCAGATCCTCGAGGAAGAGGGTGTGACGCTGATGGTCAGTGCCGCGGAATCACCGAAGCGCACACGCAAGAGCGTCGCAGCGAAGAGCCCGGCGAAGCGCACCGCCACCAAGACGGTCGCGGCCAAGACGACCGTGACCACCACCAGGACCGTCGCCGCCTCCGCGGCCCCGTCCGCGGCCCCGTCCGAGACCATGGACGTGCCGGCCGACGAGGCCGAGGACGCCCCCAAGAAGGCCGTCGCCAAGAAGGCGGCCGTGAAGAAGACCGCCGCCAAGAAGACGGTGGCCAAGAAGACCGCGGCGAAGAAGACCGCCGCCAAGAAGGGCGACGACGAGGAGGCCGTCGAGGGCGACGAGCTCCTTGAGGACGCCGCGCCCGGCAAGGGCGACGACGAGGAGCCCGAGGGCGAGAGCAAGGGCTTCGTCCTGTCCGACGAGGACGAGGACGACGCTCCCGCCCAGCAGGTCGCCGTCGCCGGAGCCACCGCCGACCCGGTCAAGGACTACCTGAAGCAGATCGGCAAGGTCCCGCTGCTCAACGCCGAGCAGGAGGTCGAGCTCGCCAAGCGCATCGAGGCGGGCCTGTTCGCCGAGGACAAGCTGGCGAACGCCGACAAGCTCGCGCCGAAGCTCAAGCGCGAGCTGGAGATCATCGCCGAGGACGGTCGCCGCGCCAAGAACCACCTCCTGGAGGCCAACCTCCGTCTGGTGGTCTCCCTGGCCAAGCGCTACACCGGCCGCGGCATGCTCTTCCTGGACCTGATCCAGGAGGGCAACCTCGGTCTGATCCGCGCGGTCGAGAAGTTCGACTACACCAAGGGCTACAAGTTCTCCACGTACGCCACCTGGTGGATCCGTCAGGCGATCACCCGCGCCATGGCCGACCAGGCCCGCACCATCCGTATCCCGGTGCACATGGTCGAGGTCATCAACAAGCTCGCGCGCGTCCAGCGCCAGATGCTCCAGGACCTGGGCCGCGAGCCCACCCCGGAGGAGCTGGCCAAGGAGCTCGACATGACCCCCGAGAAGGTCATCGAGGTCCAGAAGTACGGGCGTGAGCCGATCTCGCTGCACACCCCCCTGGGTGAGGACGGCGACAGCGAGTTCGGTGACCTCATCGAGGACTCCGAGGCGGTCGTTCCGGCCGACGCGGTCAGCTTCACGCTCCTCCAGGAGCAGCTGCACTCGGTGCTCGACACCCTCTCCGAGCGTGAGGCGGGCGTGGTCTCCATGCGCTTCGGTCTCACCGACGGCCAGCCCAAGACGCTGGACGAGATCGGCAAGGTCTACGGCGTGACGCGTGAGCGGATCCGCCAGATCGAGTCCAAGACCATGTCGAAGCTGCGCCACCCGTCGCGTTCGCAGGTGCTGCGCGACTACCTCGACTAG
- a CDS encoding serine protease yields the protein MRRSTARAVMGAAALAVTALGAPPPAVADEIVIGGKKVQISDSPWVVALSSRDRFGRTRAGQFCGGVVVAPTTVLTAAHCLRNDVLGMAVSQVRDLKVIADRTDLKTADGQEIPVSATWVNPGYNTATNAGDWATLTLSKPLPASSVIPLAPAGDPGYQPDTRATVYGWGDTTGAGRYPTTLHAGAVSVLPDDACARAYPPNSEGSYDPATMLCAGDPKGGHDACQGDSGGPLVAGGRLIGLVSWGNGCAKAEFPGVYTRVSAVSLPSGTAS from the coding sequence ATGCGCCGCTCCACCGCCCGAGCCGTCATGGGGGCGGCCGCCCTCGCGGTCACCGCCCTGGGCGCGCCACCGCCCGCGGTTGCCGACGAGATCGTCATCGGGGGAAAAAAGGTCCAGATCTCGGACAGCCCCTGGGTGGTGGCCCTCTCCAGTCGTGACCGGTTCGGACGTACGCGCGCGGGCCAGTTCTGCGGGGGAGTGGTGGTCGCGCCCACCACGGTCCTGACGGCCGCCCACTGCCTGCGCAACGACGTGCTGGGCATGGCCGTGAGCCAGGTCCGCGACCTCAAGGTGATCGCGGACCGCACGGACCTGAAGACCGCCGACGGCCAGGAGATCCCGGTGAGCGCCACCTGGGTGAATCCGGGGTACAACACGGCGACCAACGCGGGCGACTGGGCCACGCTCACCCTGTCCAAGCCGCTGCCGGCCTCCTCGGTGATCCCGCTGGCCCCGGCGGGCGACCCGGGCTATCAGCCCGACACCCGGGCCACGGTCTACGGCTGGGGCGACACGACGGGTGCGGGCCGCTATCCGACCACCCTGCACGCGGGAGCCGTGTCGGTGCTGCCGGACGACGCTTGTGCGCGCGCCTACCCGCCGAACTCCGAAGGGTCCTACGACCCGGCCACCATGCTGTGCGCGGGCGATCCCAAGGGCGGCCACGACGCCTGTCAGGGCGACAGCGGCGGGCCGCTGGTGGCCGGGGGCAGGCTCATCGGCCTGGTGTCCTGGGGAAACGGCTGCGCCAAGGCCGAGTTCCCCGGTGTGTACACCCGGGTGTCGGCCGTCTCCCTGCCGTCGGGCACGGCTTCCTGA